The following are encoded in a window of Streptomyces sp. Go-475 genomic DNA:
- a CDS encoding C40 family peptidase — translation MASHRKSRPTGTRMAGIRTPALATAALTSVALLSQSANAAPEADEKPSLEEVEKKVGDLYRQAESATDKYNAAKEKTAKQRKRVDTLLDDVAQRTQKLNAAREELGSFAAAQYRTGASAPDTATFLLADTPQDYFDQTQLMDRMTGRQKVAVDDYVTQQSETMKKRQEATESLTTLTESQSDLKTAKATVQRKLADARRLLSQLTAEEKARLAAIEKEKQQEAARKAAELAREQAAQQQAQDQAPQQQESGSPASGSGTSSAAPADSSYATKAEKALAFARAQIGKPYVWGAVGPGSYDCSGLTQAAWKAAGVTLPRTTYDQVNAGTTVPLSQAQPGDLVFFYDDVTHVGLYIGNGMMIHAPKPGTYVREESIYYDGESAIHSVLRPA, via the coding sequence TTGGCGTCGCACCGCAAGTCGCGTCCTACGGGTACGCGCATGGCAGGCATACGGACCCCCGCCCTCGCAACGGCGGCCCTCACCTCCGTGGCCCTGCTGTCCCAGTCGGCCAACGCAGCCCCCGAGGCCGACGAGAAGCCCAGCCTGGAGGAAGTCGAGAAGAAGGTCGGCGACCTGTACCGCCAGGCCGAGTCGGCGACCGACAAGTACAACGCGGCCAAGGAGAAGACCGCGAAGCAGCGCAAGCGCGTCGACACCCTCCTCGACGACGTCGCCCAGCGCACCCAGAAGCTCAACGCGGCGCGGGAGGAGCTGGGTTCCTTCGCCGCCGCCCAGTACCGCACCGGCGCCTCCGCCCCGGACACGGCGACGTTCCTGCTCGCGGACACCCCGCAGGACTACTTCGACCAGACGCAGCTGATGGACCGGATGACCGGCCGTCAGAAGGTCGCGGTCGACGACTACGTCACCCAGCAGTCCGAGACGATGAAGAAGCGCCAGGAGGCCACGGAGAGCCTCACGACGCTCACCGAGTCCCAGAGCGACCTGAAGACCGCCAAGGCCACCGTCCAGCGGAAGCTCGCCGACGCCCGCCGGTTGCTGTCGCAGCTGACCGCCGAGGAGAAGGCGCGACTGGCGGCGATCGAGAAGGAGAAGCAGCAGGAGGCCGCCCGCAAGGCCGCCGAACTGGCCCGGGAGCAGGCCGCCCAGCAGCAGGCCCAGGACCAGGCCCCCCAGCAGCAGGAGAGCGGCTCCCCGGCGTCGGGCTCCGGCACCTCCTCGGCCGCCCCGGCCGACTCCTCGTACGCCACCAAGGCCGAGAAGGCCCTCGCCTTCGCCCGCGCCCAGATCGGCAAGCCGTACGTGTGGGGCGCCGTCGGTCCCGGCTCCTACGACTGCTCCGGCCTCACCCAGGCCGCGTGGAAGGCCGCCGGGGTGACCCTGCCGCGCACGACCTACGACCAGGTGAACGCCGGCACCACGGTCCCCCTCTCCCAGGCCCAGCCCGGTGACCTGGTCTTCTTCTACGACGACGTCACCCACGTGGGCCTGTACATCGGCAACGGCATGATGATCCACGCCCCGAAGCCCGGCACCTACGTGCGCGAGGAGTCGATCTACTACGACGGCGAGTCGGCGATCCACAGCGTGCTGCGGCCCGCCTGA